The following proteins come from a genomic window of Polaribacter dokdonensis:
- a CDS encoding polysaccharide biosynthesis protein, whose amino-acid sequence MLRSFFLKTLNKYASRWLVLCIDVFLVCFSFILAYAIRFNISFDFNTDWFLIQIPVIAFIALLSFLTVGSYKGIIRHTGTKDAFNVFLGATIISLILVFFVTINSIFKLSSFTVPISIIVIHYLVSVFVLIISRYIFKAFYDVISTEVNTIKNVLIYGAGEAGIITYGALNRDKKYNYDILGFIDDDPNKINKKIDRIKIFDFTKINNRFVETNDLNEVIISTQKIRPSRLLEITDKLLDLGVEVKIVPALVTWIDGDLQANQIKQINIDDLLGRDKIEINNPIVKRDVDDKVVLVTGAAGSIGSEITRQLSRYNLQHLVLVDQAESALYDLQQELHLTGATKFSALVSDVRDKKRMRDIFQKYKPQVVFHAAAYKHVPLMEDSPYEAIKINVLGTKKIADLAVNYRVERFVMISTDKAVNPTNVMGATKRVAEMYIACLSKQQSFTKFTTTRFGNVLGSNGSVIPLFKKQIENGGPLTVTHKDITRYFMTIPEACRLVLEAGTMGNGGEVYIFDMGKSVKIFDMAKRMISLSGLRFPEDIDIEITGLRPGEKLYEELLASGENTLKTYHEKIMIAKPQPFNDEGVLGVIKKLLKSKNTLSNTEIVGLIKTIVPEYISNNSEFEKLDIN is encoded by the coding sequence ATGTTACGAAGTTTCTTTCTGAAAACCTTAAATAAATATGCCTCTCGCTGGTTGGTACTTTGTATAGATGTTTTTCTAGTTTGTTTTTCTTTTATTCTCGCATATGCGATTCGTTTCAATATTAGTTTTGATTTTAATACGGATTGGTTTTTAATTCAAATCCCTGTAATTGCTTTTATAGCTTTATTAAGTTTTTTAACGGTGGGGTCTTATAAAGGAATTATTCGTCATACCGGTACGAAAGATGCGTTTAATGTATTTCTTGGTGCCACAATTATCTCATTAATCTTAGTTTTTTTTGTAACAATAAATTCTATTTTTAAATTAAGTTCGTTTACTGTACCAATTTCGATAATCGTTATTCATTATTTGGTATCTGTTTTCGTATTGATTATTAGTCGATATATTTTTAAAGCCTTTTATGACGTAATTTCTACAGAAGTAAATACTATAAAAAATGTATTGATTTATGGGGCAGGGGAAGCAGGAATAATCACCTATGGAGCATTAAATCGTGACAAAAAATACAATTATGATATTCTAGGATTTATAGATGATGATCCCAATAAAATTAATAAAAAAATTGATCGAATAAAGATTTTTGACTTTACCAAAATTAATAACAGGTTTGTAGAAACAAATGATTTAAACGAAGTCATTATTTCAACACAAAAAATACGCCCTTCGCGACTATTAGAAATTACAGATAAATTGCTAGATTTAGGAGTGGAGGTGAAAATTGTTCCTGCTCTGGTAACTTGGATAGATGGTGATTTACAAGCAAACCAAATTAAGCAAATAAATATTGATGATTTATTAGGACGTGATAAAATTGAAATCAATAATCCTATTGTTAAGAGAGATGTAGATGATAAAGTAGTTTTAGTAACTGGTGCAGCGGGTTCAATTGGTTCTGAGATTACAAGGCAACTGAGTCGTTATAACTTGCAGCATTTAGTTTTGGTTGACCAAGCAGAATCTGCTTTGTATGATTTACAACAAGAATTGCATTTAACAGGAGCAACAAAATTTTCTGCATTGGTTTCTGATGTTCGAGATAAAAAAAGGATGCGTGATATTTTTCAAAAGTATAAGCCTCAAGTTGTTTTTCATGCAGCAGCCTACAAACATGTCCCTTTAATGGAAGATAGCCCATATGAGGCTATTAAAATTAATGTATTAGGCACTAAGAAAATTGCGGATTTAGCTGTCAATTACAGGGTAGAACGTTTTGTGATGATTTCTACAGATAAAGCTGTGAACCCTACGAATGTAATGGGTGCAACGAAAAGAGTGGCAGAAATGTATATTGCCTGTTTAAGTAAGCAACAAAGTTTTACAAAATTTACAACAACTCGATTTGGAAATGTATTAGGTTCTAACGGCTCAGTAATTCCATTATTTAAAAAACAAATAGAAAATGGCGGGCCATTAACAGTAACTCATAAAGACATTACTCGTTATTTTATGACCATTCCAGAAGCTTGTCGTTTGGTGTTAGAAGCTGGGACCATGGGTAATGGAGGAGAAGTATATATTTTTGATATGGGGAAATCCGTAAAGATTTTTGATATGGCCAAACGTATGATATCATTATCGGGCTTGCGTTTTCCTGAAGATATAGATATTGAAATTACTGGTTTACGTCCTGGAGAAAAATTGTATGAAGAATTGTTAGCTAGTGGTGAAAATACTTTAAAAACGTATCATGAGAAAATAATGATTGCCAAACCACAGCCGTTTAATGATGAAGGCGTTTTAGGAGTGATTAAAAAATTATTGAAAAGTAAAAATACCTTATCAAACACTGAAATTGTGGGGTTAATTAAAACAATCGTACCTGAATACATCTCTAACAATTCTGAATTTGAAAAGTTAGATATTAATTAG